The following proteins are encoded in a genomic region of Brachypodium distachyon strain Bd21 chromosome 1, Brachypodium_distachyon_v3.0, whole genome shotgun sequence:
- the LOC100840791 gene encoding uncharacterized protein LOC100840791, which produces MNDLDLDDAALWASVDTVAEASRRALPKPPSPAILCPDNDPHRGEVLQPARPFKLPRLTAHGHATPPPPSPSPSHPPPYMTPDASRRLMVVQSPQPEPAWVMEHNAASPAAAGCFPAHGLSPSSSVANFKKYQEVAVSILDKSDWTLISGNPYLKKSGWRKLSCFFNISFEIKDHSIEFDDSRNVNSAAFLVRASMQGGRFSDGWGSCDRREKRFNKPNNDIPSTAETRAKNKACQDLLGIGNYRPG; this is translated from the exons ATGAACGATCTCGACCTCGACGACGCCGCCCTCTGGGCCTCCGTCGACACCGTCGCCGAAGCCTCCCGCCGCGCGCTCCCCAAGCCTCCCTCCCCCGCCATCCTGTGCCCCGACAACGATCCCCACCGAGGCGAGGTGCTGCAGCCCGCCCGCCCCTTCAAGCTTCCGCGCCTCACCGCTCACGGCCACGccacgccgcctccgccctcgccctcgccctcgCATCCCCCGCCCTACATGACGCCTGATGCCTCCAGAAGGTTGATGGTCGTCCAGAGCCCGCAGCCCGAGCCCGCCTGGGTGATGGAGCACAACGCAGCAAgtcccgctgccgccggttGCTTCCCGGCGCACggcctctctccctcctcgtcCGTGGCCAACTTCAAAAAGTACCAGGAGGTAGCCGTCTCG ATTCTAGATAAAAGCGACTGGACGTTGATCAGTGGGAATCCATACTTAAAGAAATCAG GGTGGAGAAAACTGTCATGCTTCTTTAATATCTCATTTGAAATCAAGGACCACTCCATTGAATTTGATGACAGCCGCAATGTCAACAGTGCTGCTTTTCTTGTCCGAGCATCTATGCA AGGTGGCAGGTTCTCAGATGGTTGGGGTTCATGCGATCGACGAGAGAAAAGATTTAACAAGCCAAACAATGATATCCCTAGTACAGCTGAAACCAGAGCCAAGAACAAAGCTTGTCAG GATCTTCTTGGTATTGGTAATTACCGTCCAGGATGA
- the LOC100823608 gene encoding cytochrome P450 709B2, with protein sequence MAAPVVLVVLAALLALATSRLWSYAVVRLAWRPRAMARRFREQGVHGPSYRFLTGSNEDVRRMKAEADGVELDLRDHDYLPRIVPHLVKWKHQYGSPYVYWFGPQPRICIFDYELVKQVLANKYGHFIKNDTHPTILAMIGKGLVLVDGSDWVRHRRVVNPAFAMDKLKMMTGTMVSCAECLIKKWEDQATYSKSREIEVEFSKESQELTADVISCTAFGSSFMEGKEVFHAQKQLQAITVATMLNVQIPGFKYLPTKQNRCKWMLENKLKNTLSRIIQCRVASKESGFGNDLLGVMLEACFTKEQGGKKGEQILSVDEIIDECKTFFFAGHETTSHLLTWTMFLLSVYPEWQERLREEVLRECGKGNPNADMLSKLKEMTMVLLETLRLYSPIIFMLRKPISDMKLGNLNLPKGSAIVIPIPMLHRDKEVWGDRANEFDPMRFENGITKAAKIPHALLGFSIGPRSCIGQNFAMLEAKSVLAMILQKFSFTLSPKYVHAPADLLTLQPKSGLPIILSPLDA encoded by the exons ATGGCAGCACCCGTTGTGCTCGTGGTCTTAGCTGCGCTCCTGGCGCTCGCCACCTCGCGACTGTGGAGCTATGCCGTGGTGCGTCTCGCGTGGAGGCCTCGCGCCATGGCACGGAGGTTCCGGGAGCAGGGCGTCCACGGGCCATCCTACAGGTTCCTCACAGGCTCCAATGAGGACGTCAGGAGGAtgaaggcggaggcggacggCGTGGAACTGGACCTCCGCGACCACGACTACCTCCCGAGGATAGTGCCGCACCTTGTGAAATGGAAGCATCAGTACG GATCACCGTATGTATACTGGTTTGGCCCACAACCTCGAATCTGCATCTTTGATTACGAGTTGGTTAAGCAGGTTCTTGCAAACAAATATGGACACTTCATCAAGAATGATACACATCCGACTATTCTGGCGATGATTGGCAAAGGGCTAGTGCTGGTGGATGGCTCGGACTGGGTGCGACACCGTAGAGTGGTAAACCCAGCTTTTGCTATGGACAAGCTTAAG ATGATGACAGGAACAATGGTTAGTTGTGCTGAATGCTTGATCAAGAAGTGGGAAGATCAGGCAACCTATAGCAAGAGCAGAGAGATAGAAGTTGAGTTCAGCAAAGAATCCCAAGAGTTGACAGCAGATGTTATATCCTGTACTGCTTTTGGAAGTAGCTTTATGGAGGGAAAAGAAGTATTCCATGCACAGAAACAGCTTCAGGCCATCACCGTGGCAACTATGCTCAATGTGCAGATACCAGGATTTAA ataTCTCCCTACTAAACAAAACAGATGCAAGTGGATGCTAGAAAACAAGCTTAAGAACACGCTATCTAGAATAATACAATGCCGAGTAGCATCGAAAGAAAGTGGATTTGGCAATGATCTGCTCGGTGTAATGCTTGAGGCTTGCTTCACAAAAGAGCAAGGAGGGAAGAAAGGCGAGCAGATTCTGAGTGTGGATGAGATCATTGATGAATGCAAGACATTCTTCTTTGCAGGGCATGAAACCACCTCACATCTGCTTACTTGGACAATGTTCTTGCTCAGTGTGTATCCAGAATGGCAGGAGCGGCTTAGAGAGGAGGTTCTGAGAGAATGTGGAAAGGGAAATCCTAACGCAGACATGCTTAGTAAACTAAAAGAG AtgacaatggtgctccttgagacACTGAGACTGTATAGCCCTATTATTTTCATGCTGAGAAAACCTATATCAGATATGAAATTGGGAAATCTCAACTTACCTAAAGGCTCAGCAATTGTGATTCCTATTCCAATGCTGCACCGAGACAAGGAGGTCTGGGGTGACAGAGCCAATGAGTTCGATCCAATGAGATTTGAGAATGGGATCACAAAAGCAGCAAAGATTCCACATGCTCTCCTGGGATTCTCCATAGGGCCAAGGTCATGCATCGGTCAGAACTTCGCAATGTTAGAAGCTAAGTCGGTGTTGGCGATGATCCTGCAGAAGTTCTCCTTCACTCTTTCTCCAAAGTATGTGCATGCACCTGCAGATCTGTTAACACTTCAGCCAAAGTCCGGTCTTCCCATAATTTTGAGTCCACTAGATGCATGA